The genomic segment TAGTAGATTTTAAGCATATTAGTTTTATCAGTTGGTACCACAAGGGTAATATACCTGTGTAGCTTATACAATGAGCCTGATGAACTGTTATTTATTAATGGtgtaatttcttttattaagACTGCAATGATATGTGTAATTGTAACTTTTGTAAGCTGAATTGTAATGTGCAATTTTGAGCCATATGTTGTATGAATcgtatttcattcattttttttttcttatagttATTGACAGGTATGGTTGATCATTCTCTTTCACTTACTTTTAAAGGAAGTTgtgattttccaaaaaaaaaaattaaatgtttaaGTTTTAAATGACATATTGTTTGAAATCTAGGAAAGTAAGACTAATGACATTGTGGTATGTGATACTGCTTTGAAAGCATTCTTTTCTATGTCAGACAGTGGTGCtcaaagttagtgaaccccaccaaaatgaacatgttttagagtgttcaaattctgccatgttttagatatttaattatGATGTCAGGTgatacattcaataaagtttgtttctttcTGGGCTTACTTAACACTGTAACTGTTTTGTACATTCAACACTTGATATGAAAGAGTGCAGTTTGTGGtgaggttcactaacttttgagcacaactgtatacactgcaaaaacaccggtgttgatttaacaccagcccggaatctatatatgtccacaccagagaagtgttaaactacACCAGTTTCATTTCGGTCTAACAcgagataggtgtttatacaacaccaattagaaTTAAAACAGCATggatttgattccaaactggtgttgtttcaatacttctctgttGTGGACATAGATTCccggctggtgttaaatcaacaccggagtttttgcagtgtatggtGTCTCCTCAAGTTTACCTCTTTATGCCAACCTTTGAAATTGTCACCTCAATTTCTCAGGTTATATAATTCTTTCATTATTGTTTCTTAGTTATTCACTGAATCAGAAAACGAAAATATTTGAAGTGCTCAAGTTTTGCCATGTTTAAGATATTTGATTGTGAAATCAgttgataaaacatttttttattcaataaagtttgtttttctGGGCTTACTTAACActgttgtagtgttgttgtgTACATTCAACACTTGATATGAAGGAGCACATTTTGTGGtgaggttcactaacttttgagcacaactgtatatgGTCTCTCCTCAAATTTACCTTTTTATACCAACCTTTGAAATTGTCATCTCAATTTCTCAGGTTGTATTTAATCCTTTCATTAGTGTTTCTTAGTTATTCACTGAATCATGAACAGGTACTTGGTGTATTTTCAATCCCAGCAGCAATTTTGATAGGGAAACGTAAGCATATCACCCAAATAGTTTCCACTATTAATTCAGAGTGGCATAACTGTTAAATGAAAAGGGTTTGAACAAAATAGTAATTCTCATGCTTATATCAGAAATATGATAGTGCCAAACAGTAATTACTTGTGGATATATATCTCATTTTGTGGAAGTGTTGTGGTGAAGTGGTTCTGTCACCAGGCTCTTAGACCAAGGGTCaagtgtttgaatcccacctaGTGctaatgtcctttggcaaggcacttattcatgtttttattttaactcTCCACTTGGGTGTCAAATTGGTACGTGGTAGGATGTCAGTGTGATTAGATTGGCATGTGTGCaccaacaaaatttaaaaaatggttgCTTGGCCAGGATACTCCCCATGGAGTGGAGATGTTACACTTTTTGTGTAGAACAGTGTTGGATTCTAtcactggggtaataataattacaatgtaaagcaTTTAGAAACATGGCACTTCAAACAAAGTATGAAGCGCTATATGAATGTAACAATTGTTTATTATATTCACTCAATCAAAAGATGTGTCTTCAAAGTGTATTAAATCACTTCATGCACAATTTTACTGCTCAGTCAAAAATCCCAAACTCTTGCCTCGCTACCAAATAGCACAGTTCTgaataacaaatgaaaatatgtcatgGAACAATGGAGTCTTATGCAAGATGCATAAACACAGCATAACTTTTGagataaaatgtttttaaaggtTGCGTTCTTCCATATCATGATCTTACTCAAAGTATTATTTGTGCTATTTGATATTGGATCTTGTAGTTAAGCtttgttttgaaaatctgtTATAATTTTAGTATCTACTGTATTATTTTATTGCTACTCTTACAATTTggtaaatctatctatctataatatatatatatatatatgtatcatGGTATGATAAGGTGTGACATATGATactgatatgtatataaatacgACTGTATGTTAATTATGATAAGAATCTCATTATGACtgaagaaatatatattgtaaataaaatgCATATGATACAAACTCGACTTTCATCTCTTTCTGTCAAgaatttcttttttgtatttaataataTGATTTTCCTTCTGAGCAGagtagaaaaatgaaaaaaattgtgtatgTTTCTGTTGGAGAGGAGAGAATGCAATATGTGTAGAGTGAAACGGGGTGTTATGAAATGTTTTATGGGGGACATAGATGATGAGAGATGccatttacataaaaaaatatatacaattgagaaataattatatttgaaaattgcgttcataaaaaaaacttggaaTGAGGGTGAGAGAATAAAAAATGGGGAAATCGACTGCTAATATCATGCAAAAAGTACATGAGGCATGCATTTTAACTTATTTCCCACTGGAACCCGCTggtccctgtacaaagcctattggaattacagaattcagtagtcagcttaaagggatggtccgggctggaagtatttatagcttaataaatagagtataattcactgagcaaaatacagagaatttcatcaaaatcggataacaaataacaaaattattgaattttaaagtaatattttgtgaaaacagtcgtcatgaatattcattagatgggctgatgatgtcacatccccacttgttcttttgtattttattatatgaaattaggtttattcaatttttttcctccaagaactagaaaaattggatggacaactgatttagtgcattatatatttattgctgcaacttatttcattataaggtagacatattattcacacaagtatgaaataatggaaaaatatgattttatgtaataacataagaaaacggaaagtggagatgtgacatcatcagcccacctaatgaatattcatgacgactgttttcacaaaatattgctaaactttaaacttaataactttgttatttgttatccgattttgatgaaattttcggcattttgctcagtaaattctactctatgtattaagatataaatattttcagcccggaccatccctttaagacgGACAGCGCACACTTATTTTTAAGAGGGAAAGTGGTTGCAATGAAATAAAGTGTTaatgaatgtgtgtgtgtgtgggggggggtcaCAATACAGTACACTGTGAAAAAGTGTGTGCGTTGGTGGAAGGGGAAGTGTGTATTGTGTAGGTCTATGTATTTGTGTAGAGGTGATGTGACCAACCTGACTAACGCCAATGGTGCTGAAAGTCCGGGGTTTGATCCTCGAAATTTCACCATTTCATCtacgtttttattttatttacaaaatctttttgcctccgacgaagattctgctaggatcgaaagcttaggcccctctttgactttataaaatatcaaacCTGATAGATTACTTATACCaacatttgcatttatttttgatattttaaaccaTATTAGGGTGTGAGTTTGGATGTGTGCATATCAGTATACTTTTGTTTTTCCAGTTGCAAGCTTTACCATTCTGTCCAACCTCTTAGTAATGCAAATATGTATCATGTGTTAGCTAGGCAATGCATGTTGGATATTCTGTATCCATATTTTTCTATGCGATGTTATTGCTTTTGTAAGAGCGATACTTTGGAGATGTGTTGTTATAGAATTAGTATCAGTAGCAGTCATTACATTAGAACCAAGTATGATAGGAATAGTATAGGTAGTACTATTTCCATATTTGACCTGGAAGAAGTTTAAGCAGCCTTAATAACTATTGTCACTCATAATAAAAGAACTTTACGAGTTTTGATTCTATGCTACAATGTTTATCACTGTAATACGGatatgtttattgttttttactttcaaCAAATGAATGAACGAAATAACATCGTTCTTACAATTTCACAGATAGATATTCGATAAGAGTACAAGTTGGACAGGCTAGCAAAACCCCAACAAATCAAATAGTAAAATAAGATGCTTGGTAATCATGAAACACGATGAGttatataaaatattgtaaCAATTATGATGTATTATAGCAAATAGATTAAGGACTTATGTTTACCAGAATATTATGAAGAGTATGTTTGccaaaggggttagatccacttCAAACCATTTTcgagaaaatcatttttttattctcccacattgcaatattcttttgcgaaactaaatttttacGATATACTACCCTACCAACTGACcaagtgaacataaaattgggtctaaaaagaaatctacctgtcttcatatttttcaaatattttttttcaaaaaagtaCCATAGTGGATCTAGCCCCTATTGCAAAATAGATCTGAAATAGATCCAACTCCTTCTGAATAAAAAAGTggattttctttgccatttttatttttgttttaatgggagttttattttttctttggtatcatcagagtgactaaaaatctatacattgagaccaagAAAAAAACCAAATCGATGAAAAATGTCTAACCCTTTTGCAATTGAGCTCTTCATATTACCTATAAAAAAAACTCTGAAACAACAGACTAATGACAAAATCATTGAGCGTAATAACATTGATTGACATATCTATTTGTCGAAGCATTAGCCGATGTTGTAACGAAAACTACGATCAATATGTCATTGACTGTCTTTGTGTATACTATATAGAGGTAAATATATCTAATACTCCGTTCAATCTTTTGcatccatttttattcaatgataATGAGCTCGGGTGGCGCCACCCAGTGATTAGATTGACTTAGTAAAAACGTTCGTCTATAAAATAGCCACTATGGTGCTGTTAAAAATGGCAGGGTCATGTATGGTAatgtatattaattttgtttgaccGACGTAACATTTTTCTATAAATATTAACCTTGAACAACGCTGAGCCTTTGTGGTATGCATGATGAGGTGTACAATACGATTCATGAAATGTCAGACGGCAGATTGAAATGAAGGACCGTTTAATTACTTTTCACTGAATGTCCGGTTGCATCCACTATTACGTGTGTTTTTTGGTTGATGCTTTTCAATCTGCGAAAGTTAACGTTAAAAACAATCGGCCTATACTATGATATACATGTGAAGTACACAGCAGGGAGTCATAGAAAAATAGCAGACTTGCCAATTTGTTGTAGGTTGCATTCAGATTCCACCCTTTCCTTACAGCTTTTGTACTGTAAGCATGGAAACATTTGACATTATAACACTGATAGGAGCTATTCTGTCGACTGTCTGTTGCATTGGAACAGTCACAACGTATTCCAGTTTTGGGGATTTGCGGAATATCTCCGGGTTATGTCTTATCAACGTTTCGCTGGCACTGTTAACTCTAGCTATCATTTTCACTGCCACCTATTTTCTTGTGATCAGTGGAACATCATGTGTTACCATTGCAATCCTCCAACAGATTTGCTGGCTCGGCTCCTTCACTTGGATGTCACTTCAGGCCGTCCACATGGTCCGCACGTTTGTCCTCACCAATTGGCAAATGCCTTTGGGACATCCGCAGAACCGGCAGCAATGGATCAAGATCAGCATGGCACACGCCCTCATGGGCTGGGGCCTTCCAATGATCTATTCAGtggttcttttgtattttcatttatgtCGCGATTGCTTGCCGGGTGGAGTCGAGTTTCGGTTAGGAAAAGACTCGAATTCTACCATAAAATACTGTTGGCCGGGAAGCACATATCTTGGAAACCACCTCACAATCGATCCGATGCTCGTTCTTCTTGCTTTCAACATTGTGGCcctcctcattgtcatgatAGCAATTATCAAAAAACGAATGATGACGAGAAAGGTAGCCGGACGGGATCTTAAAAAAGAGATTGCTGTAAATCTTCTTATCTTGGCTAAGGTAAATCAGTAGCTGAATCGAAAGGATAATATCCCCTTTCAAAGTAAAGTGTATTGACTAGAACTCCCCTATtctatgaaatatcatttttataacATGAAATTACCTAATTTGTATTACCTCCACTTTATTATCTGGATTAACAGTCACTAGGTGCTTCTACTTTATCATAAATCCAGCATTTGTCCTCAATTTGTGGGAAGTCACAACTTATAAACCATTGTCATTAATGGAAAAGCTTCAACTaatcatttttcataatttttttgcaATAATATTGAGTTAGCCTTTTAAGTTAGGtaattgataaagaaataatgaaaggcAAGAATATGTAAAATATAGCATCATAGGAATAGGGTGAGGTCCTGAAAACAAATGCCA from the Lytechinus pictus isolate F3 Inbred chromosome 1, Lp3.0, whole genome shotgun sequence genome contains:
- the LOC129264246 gene encoding adhesion G-protein coupled receptor G6-like — translated: METFDIITLIGAILSTVCCIGTVTTYSSFGDLRNISGLCLINVSLALLTLAIIFTATYFLVISGTSCVTIAILQQICWLGSFTWMSLQAVHMVRTFVLTNWQMPLGHPQNRQQWIKISMAHALMGWGLPMIYSVVLLYFHLCRDCLPGGVEFRLGKDSNSTIKYCWPGSTYLGNHLTIDPMLVLLAFNIVALLIVMIAIIKKRMMTRKVAGRDLKKEIAVNLLILAKLSISLGATLLPVLLHRFLHHLVLMQIHVLLNSWLGVIIFMLFSTSQRIRRLWKGRFRCLCLTKADTSDLYRLRESSGSGKKDMTA